A segment of the Promicromonospora sukumoe genome:
ACGACCTCGGCTACGCCGAGGACTGACGCCGGTCGCACACGAAGGGGCGCCCCCAGCACGTGCTGGGGGCGCCCCTCTGGCGTTCGTCGAGCGTCCGTCGACGAGGGTGGTGGCTAGGTGGCTGTCGGACCCGGGCCACCGCCGACGAACCCGCCGGCCGCGGTCGGGTTGCCGATGCCGGTGCCCTCGACGGTCGCACCCGCCGTGCGGCTGGACAGCAGCTTCGCCAGGCGGTGCGCGGCGAAGGTGAGCAGCCAGTTGATGATGATGAACACGATGGCCACCACCACCAGCGCCTGCAGCGGGTTCTGTTCCTTGGAGGACAGGATCTGCGCGGACCGGAGCAGCTCGGGGTACAGGATGATCTGCCCCAGGGCGGAGTCCTTGAGCACGACCACCAGCTGCGACACGATCGCCGGCAGCATGGCGACGAGCGCCTGCGGGAGCTGGATCGACCGGAGGGTCTGCGACCGGGTCAGGCCGATCGCCAGGCCTGCCTCGCCCTGGCCCTTCGGGAGGTTGCCCACGCCTGCCCGGACGAGCTCCGCGATGACGGAGCCGTTGTACAGGATCAGCGCGACGACCACCGCGGCGAACGGCCGGTCGCTGATCCACTGCGCCTGCGCCGAGAAGAACATGTAGAAGAAGATCATCATCAGCAGCACCGGGACGGCGCGGAAGAACTCCACGACGACGCCGGAGACCGAGCGCACCGCGCGGTTGTGCGAGAGCCGGCCGATACCGAAGATGACACCGAACGCGATGGCGCCCACCGTGGCGAACAGCGCCGAGCGCAGCGTGTTCTGCAGGCCCGGCAGGTAGTAGAACTGCCATGCCTCGGCGGAGACCGCGTTCTGCCAGAGCGTGGGCGCGAACTGGCCCTTCTCGTACAGGACCGACGTGATCCAGGCGAGACCGGCGAGCACCGCGACGGCCGCGATCACGTTGCCGATGGCGGAGGCGGTCCGGGCGCGGGGCCCCTGGGCGTCGAACAGGACGGAGGAGCTCATCGCTTCACCGCCAGT
Coding sequences within it:
- a CDS encoding amino acid ABC transporter permease; this translates as MSSSVLFDAQGPRARTASAIGNVIAAVAVLAGLAWITSVLYEKGQFAPTLWQNAVSAEAWQFYYLPGLQNTLRSALFATVGAIAFGVIFGIGRLSHNRAVRSVSGVVVEFFRAVPVLLMMIFFYMFFSAQAQWISDRPFAAVVVALILYNGSVIAELVRAGVGNLPKGQGEAGLAIGLTRSQTLRSIQLPQALVAMLPAIVSQLVVVLKDSALGQIILYPELLRSAQILSSKEQNPLQALVVVAIVFIIINWLLTFAAHRLAKLLSSRTAGATVEGTGIGNPTAAGGFVGGGPGPTAT